A DNA window from Acropora palmata chromosome 12, jaAcrPala1.3, whole genome shotgun sequence contains the following coding sequences:
- the LOC141860754 gene encoding uncharacterized protein LOC141860754 — protein MVYTKTLCFRREVNDWELLDTYFIRKRCVFDERRTTGIEAMNRNIEFIPADPAELSQWLKKSKKLRCDTCDILKVLLHSYRNYFICVLANKVEGKTLIRLTRSDLTDLIPGDFLARKELWDLVEYLQNSSFKIVEKQDELAIEEDNEFDFRRTQCSPPALVRKERSKSPSTLSVDSDQSDRSFGFDIDTPRPLTPIFPKSESHKWASFTFPLPPGLKSHKEVPDNLRKQIIRDAYTCMRAQAQNDKINSQDFTIVAKQICKAVPQLKDHPPPGNRCSLGDFEYWGTVRYLLRKRHTNLKRPVDNDCKEEMERKKKCVDSLRPTPADIANHHKQIMIELRKVDVNVDAVRKLQKLSFLQRADDISNIHGTDALTKILKNYPFLQLEEQLLYELELHVQRILGKEVRFEDIKENWKKLMPTLCKAETTKDDMPALAMSQISDYFEKCPPLLTFVDKVSGDIDEFIKKETTSNSPTLLAFDLVDEKQSEKDSSQLFLVIDKSVFLEVTDETNIDYSKGLYLLLAVYYALNLQYDTKQKLLFQFLEEYVLEVKPLRRTFKYRQICNKIFQQVDDVTA, from the exons ATGGTTTATACGAAGACGCTGTGCTTTCGACGTGAGGTTAACGACTGGGAATTACTTGATACATACTTTATACGAAAACGCTGTGTTTTCGACGAGAGGCGAACGACTGGCATTGAAGCGATGAACCGCAATATAGAATTTATTCCTGCTGACCCTGCCGAATTGTCGCAATGGCTCAAAAAGAGCAAGAAGCTTCGCTGCGACACATGTGATATATTAAAAG tGTTGCTTCATTCTTACAGAAATtacttcatttgtgttttagCAAACAAGGTGGAAGGAAAAACTTTAATCCGACTCACAAGGTCTGATCTCACTGACCTCATACCAGGAGATTTTCTTGCTCGTAAGGAGCTATGGGATCTTGTTGAATACTTG CAGAACTCATCCTTCAAAATAGTGGAGAAGCAAGATGAGTTGGCCATCGAAGAAGACAATGAGTTTGATTTCAGAAGA ACACAGTGTAGCCCACCAGCCCTGGTAAGGAAGGAACGTTCTAAATCCCCATCAACATTGTCTGTTGACTCAGACCAGAGTGACAGGAGCTTTGGCTTTGACATTGACACACCCAGGCCTTTAACACCCATATTCCCTAAGAGCGAGTCTCATAAATGGGCCTCCTTCACATTTCCATTGCCACCAGGATTAAAGAGTCATAAAGAAGTGCCAGACAACTTACGAAAACAAATTATCAGGGATGCCTACACTTGCATGAGGGCCCAGgcacaaaatgataaaatcaaTAGTCAGGACTTCACAATTGTTGCCAAACAGATTTGCAAAGCAGTTCCACAGCTGAAAGATCACCCTCCTCCAGGCAACAGATGTAGTTTGGGGGATTTTGAATATTGG GGAACTGTCCGTTACCTCTTGAGAAAGCGTCACACCAATCTTAAAAGACCAGTCGATAATGATTGCAAAGAAgagatggaaagaaagaaaaagtgtgTTGATTCTTTGAGGCCGACCCCTGCAGACATTGCCAATCATCATAAACAGATAATGATTGAACTGCGTAAGGTGGATGTTAACGTTGATGCTGTGAGAAAGTTGCAGAAGCTTTCATTTCTGCAGAGGGCTGATGATATCAGCAACATTCATGGAACAGATGCATTgaccaaaattttgaaaaattacccATTCCTTCAGTTAGAAGAACAG TTGCTGTATGAGCTGGAATTACATGTGCAAAGAATCCTGGGAAAAGAGGTCAGATTTGAAGACATAAAGGAAAACTGGAAGAAGCTGATGCCCACCTTATGCAAGGCTGAGACTACTAAGG atgatatgCCAGCTTTAGCAATGTCACAAATATCAGACTACTTTGAAAAGTGCCCCCCACTACTGACTTTCGTTGACAAG GTTAGTGGTGACATTGATGAATTcatcaagaaagaaactaCAAGCAATTCACCCACACTTCTGGCATTTGATCTTGTGGATGAAAAGCAGAGTGAAAAAGACTCAAGCCAACTCTTCCTTGTCATAGATAAGAGTGTGTTTTTAGAAGTAACTGATGAAACCAACATTGACTATAGCAAAGGGCTTTATTTGTTGCTTGCTGTGTATTATGCCTTGAACTTACAATATGATACTAAGCAAAAGttactttttcagtttcttgaaGAATATGTCTTGGAGGTAAAACCATTAAGGAGAACTTTTAAGTATAGACAAATTTGCAATAAGATCTTTCAACAAGTGGATGATGTAACAGCTTAA